One window of Botrimarina mediterranea genomic DNA carries:
- a CDS encoding glycosyltransferase family 4 protein, giving the protein MSLSKGESGHDSLLGVDVNDNRTDDVPLSRERHAEPRQTYRVFNKLAPADAKILLGALREARAEADRIRRIGADLYHAQNTGCETSPIAARWAGIPIVLGTFHTDSTYDLDRQRDGWGHRLIERYSNRCLHHAIAVSEATRHDWMRRTGIRGDRVTTIHNGVCPETYRRRRSQAAARAELGLPADRLLIGAVGRLDRAKGHADLIDAFARIATTKQEADLVIAGAGPLREELASRSERLGVASRVHFLGQVSEVSLAYDALDVYAMPSLCEALPFALLEAMAHGLPCVTSRAGGMPEVVVDGQTGRLVATGDVEALATALTNLIGAEELRRDYGAAGRARVEKHFTERQMVEQTLRVYDQLVEQRLTKQRSGS; this is encoded by the coding sequence ATGTCCCTGTCGAAGGGGGAGAGCGGACACGACTCCCTATTGGGAGTCGACGTTAACGACAATCGGACTGACGATGTACCGCTATCGCGCGAGCGGCATGCCGAGCCGCGTCAGACCTACCGAGTCTTTAATAAGCTAGCGCCGGCTGACGCCAAGATCCTCCTCGGCGCCCTCCGCGAGGCCCGCGCGGAGGCGGATCGAATCCGCCGGATCGGCGCCGACCTCTACCACGCCCAGAACACTGGTTGCGAGACTTCGCCGATCGCCGCTCGTTGGGCCGGCATTCCGATCGTGCTAGGCACCTTCCACACCGACAGCACCTACGACCTCGACCGCCAGCGCGACGGCTGGGGCCACCGCCTCATCGAACGCTACAGCAACCGCTGTTTGCACCACGCCATCGCCGTTAGCGAAGCGACAAGACACGACTGGATGCGTCGCACCGGCATCCGCGGCGATCGCGTCACCACCATCCACAACGGCGTCTGCCCCGAGACGTACCGTCGCCGGCGGTCGCAGGCCGCCGCCCGCGCCGAACTCGGGCTCCCCGCCGACCGTTTGTTGATCGGGGCCGTCGGTCGCCTCGACCGAGCGAAGGGCCACGCCGATCTGATCGACGCCTTCGCACGGATCGCGACGACCAAGCAGGAAGCCGATCTCGTGATCGCCGGCGCCGGTCCTCTGCGTGAGGAGCTGGCGAGCCGCTCCGAGCGGCTGGGCGTCGCGAGCCGCGTGCATTTTCTCGGTCAAGTGAGCGAAGTGTCTTTGGCCTACGACGCGCTGGACGTCTACGCCATGCCGTCGCTGTGCGAGGCGCTGCCGTTCGCGCTATTGGAGGCGATGGCTCACGGCTTGCCTTGCGTGACGAGCCGCGCCGGCGGGATGCCCGAGGTGGTAGTTGATGGGCAGACGGGTCGGTTGGTGGCGACCGGCGACGTCGAGGCGTTGGCCACGGCGTTGACCAACCTGATCGGCGCCGAGGAACTGCGCCGCGACTACGGCGCTGCGGGCCGGGCGCGGGTTGAGAAGCATTTCACCGAGCGGCAGATGGTCGAGCAGACGCTACGAGTGTATGACCAATTGGTAGAGCAGCGCCTAACCAAACAGCGGAGTGGTTCGTGA
- a CDS encoding glycosyltransferase family 4 protein — protein MKVAIASSGLGHVARGIEAWASDLAAELDRRGVDVRLCKGAGPAAAPYERVVPCVRRDSRLGRLASTRLATRVLWRFGWGGGYAVEQSTFARGLLRLLADEDVDLLHVQDPLLALLVQEARGRGAVKTRAILGHGTEEPNEFLARLDYVQHLAPWRLEQAQREGCHRASWTAIPNFIDTERFAPDGPNLRDELGLAESTRVVLCVAAIKRGHKRIDYLLDEFAAVADGREACLIVAGGRESDTDELMKIGTQRLGERVRFLPALPREKMPELYRTADVFTLTSLNEMMPIALIEAAASGLPCVTHEHPVMQWMTGPGGVVADLRAPGGLAAPLGRLLDDPAEAERQGRAARTHAVASFSTERVVDRIVEYYRQVLDDAVPAASREVA, from the coding sequence TTGAAAGTCGCGATCGCATCTTCTGGCCTGGGGCATGTCGCCCGGGGGATCGAGGCCTGGGCCTCGGACCTCGCCGCGGAACTCGACCGCCGTGGCGTCGACGTCCGACTCTGCAAAGGGGCGGGCCCCGCGGCGGCGCCCTACGAGCGGGTCGTCCCCTGTGTACGGCGCGACTCGCGTCTGGGCCGGCTGGCTTCGACCCGATTGGCGACGCGCGTCCTCTGGCGCTTCGGCTGGGGCGGCGGCTACGCGGTCGAGCAGTCGACCTTCGCCCGGGGGCTCCTCCGCCTGCTCGCCGACGAGGACGTCGACCTGCTGCACGTCCAGGACCCGCTGCTCGCGCTGCTCGTCCAAGAGGCCCGCGGGCGGGGCGCCGTGAAGACGCGGGCGATCCTCGGCCACGGCACCGAAGAGCCGAACGAGTTCCTCGCCCGCCTCGACTACGTGCAGCACCTGGCGCCCTGGCGGCTCGAACAGGCGCAGCGGGAGGGCTGCCACAGGGCCAGTTGGACGGCGATCCCCAATTTCATCGACACCGAGCGTTTCGCCCCCGACGGCCCCAACCTACGCGATGAGCTAGGCTTGGCGGAGTCGACGCGGGTGGTCCTGTGCGTCGCGGCGATCAAACGCGGGCACAAGCGGATCGACTACCTGCTCGACGAGTTCGCGGCGGTCGCCGACGGCAGGGAGGCTTGCCTGATTGTCGCCGGGGGGCGCGAGTCGGACACCGACGAGCTGATGAAGATCGGCACGCAGCGTCTCGGCGAGCGGGTCCGCTTCCTGCCCGCGTTGCCGCGTGAGAAAATGCCCGAGCTATATCGAACGGCCGACGTGTTCACGCTGACCAGCCTCAACGAGATGATGCCGATCGCCCTGATCGAAGCGGCCGCCAGCGGCCTGCCGTGCGTGACGCACGAGCACCCCGTCATGCAGTGGATGACCGGCCCCGGCGGCGTCGTCGCCGACCTGCGGGCGCCGGGCGGACTGGCGGCCCCGCTCGGCCGTTTGCTCGACGACCCGGCAGAGGCAGAGCGGCAGGGCAGGGCGGCGCGGACGCACGCCGTAGCGAGCTTCTCGACCGAACGGGTCGTCGACCGGATCGTCGAGTACTACCGGCAAGTGCTCGACGACGCTGTCCCCGCCGCATCGCGGGAGGTGGCGTGA
- a CDS encoding FkbM family methyltransferase, giving the protein MRQKVYSPIKKHVKKARAVLDLGANIGIATNYFASIYPNAQIIAVEPHPETFELLVENTRHANFRGLVTPVHAAVWHEAGSLNLTTPESGAYVAATVVERSYDGDCVAEGIEVPAVRVQDLLAKLDGGQADIVKMDVEGAEAVLLSSSNDWIDSVRCLAVEFHADSREASGFDALMKEKGLRVYEYPHTVLGVRE; this is encoded by the coding sequence ATGCGTCAGAAGGTTTACTCCCCAATTAAGAAGCATGTTAAGAAGGCAAGAGCTGTTTTGGATCTTGGCGCGAATATTGGCATAGCAACAAATTACTTTGCGTCCATTTATCCAAATGCCCAGATCATAGCTGTTGAGCCGCACCCCGAGACTTTCGAGCTTCTTGTTGAGAACACTAGGCATGCGAATTTTCGCGGCCTTGTAACGCCGGTTCATGCAGCCGTTTGGCATGAGGCTGGATCGCTAAATCTTACTACGCCTGAATCGGGGGCTTATGTTGCTGCAACAGTAGTCGAGAGAAGTTATGACGGTGATTGCGTGGCCGAAGGTATTGAAGTACCGGCGGTTAGGGTGCAGGATTTGCTGGCTAAGCTAGATGGAGGCCAGGCTGATATTGTGAAGATGGATGTTGAAGGTGCGGAAGCGGTGTTACTTTCTAGTTCTAACGATTGGATCGATTCGGTGCGTTGTCTCGCGGTTGAGTTTCATGCCGACTCGCGAGAGGCGTCCGGATTTGATGCGTTAATGAAAGAAAAGGGTCTGAGGGTTTACGAGTATCCACACACAGTGCTTGGGGTTAGGGAGTAA
- a CDS encoding glycosyltransferase family 2 protein: MSDLRVIVIIPAYNAERTLARAIDSALAQTEPAWEVLVVNDGSRDATADVASRYPAPVRLIDKPNGGAASARNAGLDAARGELVAFLDADDYWEPDKLKRQCELFRRWPDLVLAAGAYYSQEPGADRAPSRLPASIATNERLNLSGGAALRFAMHAWTGVVVARRDAIGEDRFVSGLEPAEDRDFWFRLTLKGPVCFHAEPLATAVLEPSSLSRSNVARDCGNMLRVIDKNRDALPGWVRAKWSSHTRYRWAACDPDLAAAWRQFGRSLWAWPFPYARHDVTMPFARPRLFARLVRQTLMGRPVGVSQGAAS; the protein is encoded by the coding sequence GTGAGCGACCTGCGAGTCATCGTGATCATCCCGGCCTACAACGCCGAGCGGACGCTTGCGCGGGCGATCGACAGCGCGCTGGCTCAGACCGAGCCGGCGTGGGAAGTGCTCGTGGTGAACGACGGCAGCCGAGACGCAACGGCCGACGTCGCGTCGCGCTACCCGGCACCGGTCCGGTTGATCGACAAGCCCAACGGCGGCGCCGCCAGCGCACGCAACGCCGGCCTCGACGCGGCGCGCGGCGAGTTGGTGGCGTTCTTGGACGCCGACGATTACTGGGAGCCGGACAAACTGAAGCGGCAATGCGAGCTCTTCCGGCGCTGGCCCGACTTGGTGCTCGCCGCCGGCGCCTACTACTCGCAAGAGCCGGGCGCCGACAGGGCGCCGTCACGCTTGCCGGCTAGCATCGCGACCAACGAACGGTTGAACCTATCGGGCGGCGCGGCGTTGCGGTTTGCGATGCATGCCTGGACGGGAGTGGTTGTCGCTCGCCGCGACGCGATTGGCGAGGATCGCTTTGTGTCGGGGCTCGAGCCCGCTGAGGACCGCGACTTTTGGTTCCGCCTGACGCTGAAAGGCCCGGTGTGCTTCCACGCCGAGCCGCTCGCCACGGCGGTGCTCGAGCCGAGCTCGCTTTCACGTTCCAATGTGGCGAGAGACTGCGGCAACATGCTCCGGGTGATCGATAAGAACCGCGACGCTTTGCCGGGTTGGGTCCGAGCGAAGTGGTCGAGCCATACTCGCTACCGCTGGGCCGCCTGTGACCCGGACCTGGCTGCGGCGTGGCGTCAGTTCGGTCGGTCGCTATGGGCGTGGCCGTTCCCCTACGCAAGACACGACGTCACGATGCCCTTCGCCAGACCGCGACTCTTCGCCCGGCTGGTCAGGCAGACGTTGATGGGGCGACCGGTCGGCGTATCGCAAGGGGCGGCGTCGTGA